GCCGCATGGGAGGTCACCCTGGTCGAGGGGGTCGCCGAAGTCGTTCCGGTCGGGGAAACCGGCGCCCGCACCATGCGCTGGGCATTCCTGCGCAACGCCGCGCGCGCGACCGGCGCGGATGTCATCGTGACGGCACACCACGCGGATGACCAGGCCGAAACCGTGCTGCACCGGATCATCCGCGGTACTGGACTCGCCGGACTCGCGGGCATTGCGCCGGAGCGGACCGTGCGCATCGGCGGGCGGCGCGTCCGCATCCTCCGGCCCCTGCTCGCGGTCCGCCGGGACGCGTTGCGTGCATACTGCCGCCGCCATCGCGTGCGCTGGCGCGAGGATCCGACCAACGTGCTGGCCATGACTCCGCGCAACGCGATCCGGCTCCGACTGCTGCCTGCGCTGGAAGCCGCGGCCCCGGGTGCGACCGAGCGCCTGGTGCGCGTCGCGGCCCTCGCGCGGCAGGCGGAGCACGCCTGGCACGCGGCGCTCGCAGACGTGCGGGCGGCCGTCGTCAGAGACCGCTCCCGGAGCCGGATCGTGCTTGCCAGACAAGCACTTCTCGACTATGATCCGCAGGTTCGCAGACGTGTGCTGCGACAGCAGTTGCGTCGCTTCGGCCCCGTCCCCGGACGGGCCGCGACGGAGGCGGCCGATGCGTTCATCCGCTCCGCCGCGAGCGGCAAGGCCATGACGCTGACCGGCGGACTTCGCCTCGAGCGCGACCGCGACCGCATCATCGTCCGGCGCACGAGGCAGCCGCCGACCGACCGGCCGCTGACGATCGCGGCGCCGGCAGCGGGGAGCGGTGTCGCGCGGATCGGAGGGCGGCGCGTCGCGGCACGATGGGCGCCGGGCCGAGTGCCGGGCGGGGCCGACACGCTCGACGTCGATCCCACCACCATTGTCTTTCCTCTGATGCTGCGTCGCTGGCAACCGGGCGATCGGATCCGCCTGCACTATGGCAGCAAGAAGTTGAAGAAACTGTTCCTGGAGCGCGGCCTCGGCCGATTCGAACGCGGGCGCACACCGGTGCTCGCGGACGCGACCGGACGGGTGTTGTGGGTGCCGGGGATTGCGCGCGCACACGATGTCGGACCCGTCGAGGGTGCGCCGGGGTTTCATATTGCGGTGAGTGAATGACAGGTACGGCAGAGCTGCGCGCACGGACGGGCGGGCGCGACGTCAAGCGGATCGTCTACAGTCGCGAGCAGATCGCGGACCGGGTCGCGGCCATGGGCCGCGAGATCGCGAGTGCATACCCGGAGGGCGAGAACCTGCTGGTGCTCGGCCTG
The nucleotide sequence above comes from Longimicrobiales bacterium. Encoded proteins:
- the tilS gene encoding tRNA lysidine(34) synthetase TilS; amino-acid sequence: AAWEVTLVEGVAEVVPVGETGARTMRWAFLRNAARATGADVIVTAHHADDQAETVLHRIIRGTGLAGLAGIAPERTVRIGGRRVRILRPLLAVRRDALRAYCRRHRVRWREDPTNVLAMTPRNAIRLRLLPALEAAAPGATERLVRVAALARQAEHAWHAALADVRAAVVRDRSRSRIVLARQALLDYDPQVRRRVLRQQLRRFGPVPGRAATEAADAFIRSAASGKAMTLTGGLRLERDRDRIIVRRTRQPPTDRPLTIAAPAAGSGVARIGGRRVAARWAPGRVPGGADTLDVDPTTIVFPLMLRRWQPGDRIRLHYGSKKLKKLFLERGLGRFERGRTPVLADATGRVLWVPGIARAHDVGPVEGAPGFHIAVSE